From the genome of Roseofilum capinflatum BLCC-M114, one region includes:
- a CDS encoding helix-turn-helix domain-containing protein has protein sequence MTEKGDKKNVNDLSTEEEQVYNFLRKSPSSRLTVIEEALGINRVQAVDTLRSLIKKGMVTQRDRLYSVL, from the coding sequence GTGACGGAAAAAGGGGATAAAAAAAATGTAAACGATCTATCGACGGAAGAAGAACAGGTTTATAATTTCTTACGCAAGTCACCCTCATCGCGATTAACGGTCATTGAAGAAGCCCTAGGGATTAACCGCGTGCAAGCAGTAGATACTCTGAGATCCTTGATCAAAAAAGGCATGGTGACTCAGCGCGATCGCCTGTACTCTGTACTCTAA
- the gvpA gene encoding gas vesicle structural protein GvpA, protein MAVEKVNSSSSLGEVVDRILDKGIVVDAWVRVSLVGIELLAIEARVVIASVETYLKYAEAVGLTAQAAVPAV, encoded by the coding sequence ATGGCTGTTGAAAAAGTAAACTCTTCATCGAGTCTCGGAGAAGTGGTCGATCGCATCCTCGATAAAGGAATTGTGGTTGATGCTTGGGTTCGGGTCTCCTTAGTGGGAATTGAATTGCTGGCCATTGAAGCCCGTGTGGTCATTGCTTCAGTTGAAACTTACCTTAAATATGCCGAAGCAGTTGGATTAACCGCTCAAGCGGCTGTTCCGGCAGTTTAG
- a CDS encoding cupin domain-containing protein, whose product MNKHHCMIPVVKSPTEYQAYRISPQDSNRLAIVFDPTMSDFSLTYCIEIFDPGGKTPPNRHQLAVEMFFILKGEGLAYCDGKVVSIQAGDSLMVPPTGTHIIENTGKGRMYALCIMIPNENFAELIRSGTPVELDAEDFEVLRRSDRAKVLVNSC is encoded by the coding sequence ATGAATAAGCATCATTGTATGATTCCGGTGGTCAAATCTCCCACCGAATACCAAGCCTATCGCATCAGTCCTCAAGACAGCAATCGGCTGGCGATCGTCTTCGATCCTACCATGTCTGATTTTTCCCTAACCTATTGTATTGAAATTTTCGATCCAGGGGGTAAAACCCCTCCCAACCGCCATCAATTAGCGGTAGAAATGTTTTTCATCTTAAAAGGAGAAGGATTAGCCTATTGTGACGGCAAAGTAGTCAGCATTCAAGCCGGAGATAGTTTAATGGTTCCCCCCACCGGAACCCATATCATTGAAAATACAGGAAAAGGGCGTATGTACGCCCTCTGTATTATGATTCCTAATGAAAATTTTGCCGAACTCATTCGCAGTGGCACGCCTGTAGAATTAGATGCAGAAGACTTTGAAGTTTTGCGCCGTTCCGATCGCGCCAAAGTTCTAGTTAATAGTTGTTAA
- a CDS encoding YdcF family protein, protein MTSDWEWGKLRAASIFTKANVKKSVSLLLLLLGVYVTGLGTWIKIKTTLALEKAPQPEAILMLGGNHEREPFTAQFAAQQEQPLEIWVSSGVGREKATQAFKAAGISEEQFHLDYQAVDTVTNFSTLVNDLKSKDIDHVYLITSDFHMPRSKAIATIILGSQGIAFTPIEVPSSDEGESPLSIARDVSRSILWTLTGRTAATLNPQFHKLRAQNLKEVEAL, encoded by the coding sequence TTGACTTCAGATTGGGAGTGGGGAAAATTGAGAGCGGCCTCTATTTTCACAAAAGCAAACGTTAAAAAATCTGTCAGCCTTTTATTGCTCTTATTGGGTGTTTATGTAACTGGATTAGGCACTTGGATTAAAATTAAAACCACCTTAGCTTTAGAGAAAGCTCCCCAACCCGAAGCTATTTTAATGTTGGGGGGCAATCATGAACGAGAACCCTTTACGGCTCAATTTGCTGCCCAGCAAGAGCAGCCCCTAGAAATTTGGGTTTCTTCGGGTGTGGGGCGCGAAAAAGCGACTCAAGCCTTCAAAGCTGCGGGAATTTCGGAAGAACAGTTTCACTTGGATTATCAGGCGGTTGATACGGTAACTAATTTTTCTACATTGGTCAATGATTTGAAGTCCAAAGATATTGACCATGTTTATCTAATTACTTCCGATTTTCATATGCCCCGATCGAAGGCGATCGCTACGATTATTTTAGGCAGTCAAGGGATTGCTTTTACCCCCATAGAAGTGCCATCTTCAGATGAAGGAGAATCACCCCTGAGCATTGCCAGGGACGTGAGCCGGTCGATTTTATGGACATTAACAGGGCGCACTGCGGCTACCCTGAATCCTCAGTTTCATAAATTGCGTGCCCAGAATTTGAAAGAAGTTGAAGCGCTGTAA
- a CDS encoding cysteine hydrolase family protein produces the protein MTRALNPLGTPPNAWQVNADTADITRPPISPQPITLTTATKTLRLDLAKSALLVIDMQNDFCHPQGWLAHIGVDVSPARSPIDPLNQLLPRLRAAQVPIIWLNWGNRPDLLNISAGLRHVYNPTGEGIGLGDRLPEKDAQVLTAGSWAAAIVEELVPQPEDIHIAKYRMSGFWDTPLDSILRNLGKTTLFFTGVNADQCVLCTLQDANFLGYDCILVQDCSATTSPPYCWEATLYNVKQCFGFVCHSEAIIQGIEPD, from the coding sequence ATGACTCGTGCCCTCAATCCTCTGGGTACTCCACCCAACGCTTGGCAAGTCAATGCCGATACTGCCGATATTACCCGTCCTCCCATTTCTCCCCAACCCATTACCCTCACCACAGCCACCAAAACCTTGCGGTTAGATTTGGCTAAATCTGCCCTATTGGTGATTGATATGCAAAATGACTTTTGTCATCCCCAGGGTTGGTTAGCCCATATTGGGGTCGATGTTTCGCCCGCGCGATCGCCCATCGATCCCTTAAATCAGCTTTTGCCCCGCTTACGCGCTGCCCAAGTCCCCATTATTTGGCTTAACTGGGGCAACCGTCCAGACTTACTCAATATCAGCGCCGGGTTAAGGCATGTGTATAATCCGACTGGCGAAGGCATTGGATTAGGCGATCGTCTACCGGAAAAAGATGCACAAGTCCTCACCGCAGGCAGTTGGGCTGCCGCCATTGTAGAGGAACTCGTCCCCCAACCGGAAGACATTCACATCGCCAAATATCGCATGAGTGGCTTTTGGGATACTCCCCTCGACAGTATTCTCCGCAACCTCGGCAAAACCACCCTCTTTTTTACCGGAGTCAACGCCGATCAATGCGTTCTCTGTACCTTACAAGATGCCAACTTTCTCGGCTACGACTGTATTTTAGTTCAAGACTGTAGCGCCACCACCTCACCCCCCTATTGTTGGGAGGCCACCCTTTATAATGTCAAACAATGTTTTGGCTTTGTCTGTCACAGTGAAGCAATCATCCAGGGAATTGAACCCGATTAA
- the gvpN gene encoding gas vesicle protein GvpN, which produces MPTLLNARSRGFVNTPTIERLTNRALRYLQSGFSVHLRGPAGTGKTTLALHLADLLSRPIMLIFGDDELKTSDLIGNQSGYTRKKVVDNYIHSVIKLEDELRKNWVDSRLTLAAKEGFTLVYDEFNRSRPEVNNVLLSTLEEKLLVLPPNNSRTEYIRVHPQFRAIFTSNPEEYCGVHATQDALLDRLVTLNMPDPEAETQTAILVEKIGITPEEAQTIVDIVMAFQHKTGNQKTIGLRSGLMIAKICHEHEIAIALDQEAFQEICEDILLSRTDLDLSGANRVIQTLFDPQSLKTQSALPSPTPALAAPEPSQPAQKVYTFLHQSEGAKLSDIESAVGLNRVETVNILRHLMEQGKIRLNEERKYIAQ; this is translated from the coding sequence ATGCCCACCTTACTCAACGCCCGTTCTAGGGGCTTTGTCAATACGCCCACCATCGAGCGACTGACGAACCGCGCCCTACGCTATCTTCAGTCTGGGTTTTCTGTGCATTTGCGCGGCCCCGCCGGAACGGGAAAAACGACCCTCGCCTTACACTTAGCAGATTTACTCAGTCGTCCCATTATGCTGATTTTTGGGGACGATGAACTGAAAACCTCAGATCTGATCGGCAACCAATCTGGGTACACCCGTAAAAAAGTGGTCGATAACTATATCCACAGCGTGATTAAACTCGAAGACGAACTGCGGAAAAACTGGGTAGACTCCCGACTGACTCTAGCGGCCAAAGAAGGGTTTACCCTGGTTTACGATGAGTTTAACCGCTCCCGCCCAGAGGTCAATAATGTCCTGTTATCGACCTTAGAAGAAAAATTGCTGGTTCTTCCCCCTAATAATAGCCGCACTGAATATATCCGGGTTCATCCCCAATTTCGGGCCATATTTACCAGCAACCCAGAAGAATATTGTGGAGTTCATGCTACCCAAGATGCGCTATTAGACCGTCTGGTAACCTTGAATATGCCTGACCCAGAAGCTGAAACCCAAACGGCTATTTTAGTGGAAAAAATCGGCATTACTCCAGAAGAGGCGCAAACTATCGTCGATATTGTGATGGCGTTTCAGCACAAAACGGGAAACCAGAAAACTATCGGTTTGCGATCGGGACTGATGATCGCTAAAATTTGCCATGAACATGAAATTGCGATCGCTCTTGACCAAGAAGCCTTTCAGGAAATCTGCGAAGATATCCTGCTCTCGCGTACCGACTTAGACCTTTCAGGAGCAAACCGGGTCATTCAGACCCTATTTGATCCTCAGAGTCTCAAGACTCAAAGCGCTCTCCCCTCTCCGACTCCTGCCTTAGCTGCACCCGAACCTTCTCAACCCGCGCAAAAAGTTTACACCTTCTTACACCAAAGTGAAGGAGCCAAGCTTTCTGATATCGAAAGTGCTGTCGGATTAAATCGGGTAGAAACCGTGAATATTTTGCGCCATTTAATGGAACAAGGCAAAATCCGGCTCAATGAAGAGCGCAAATATATTGCCCAGTAA